A stretch of the Leopardus geoffroyi isolate Oge1 chromosome B2, O.geoffroyi_Oge1_pat1.0, whole genome shotgun sequence genome encodes the following:
- the LOC123608064 gene encoding keratin, ultra high-sulfur matrix protein-like — MRLPSGQPPAGVSAPLAVPSCSPCGGSRRPCSPLGPPGACAAAPKAVLPPRFPGLGGCSVLGLQMRGPLCSRPGCGACGRSCCSSQRTLHHSCALGDCGRGGRAGRPMSRVCVGTRGFPPFSRLSPSSLARRGGLGQLREHVEFNFTFVSSPWSPRLILRGGERNEVEKTVRPEHLRWRAYKGRPFEAGL, encoded by the exons ATGAGGCTCCCATCTGGCCAACCACCTGCTGgcgtctctgcccctcttgcagTCCCATCGTGCAGCCCCTGTGGAGGGTCACGCCGCCCCTGCAGCCCTTTAGGACCCCCAGGGGCCTGTGCTGCTGCTCCCAAGGCCGTTCTGCCTCCCCGCTTCCCGGGCCTGGGCGGCTGCTCTGTCCTGGGCCTGCAGATGCGGGGGCCTCTGTGCTCACGGCCTGGCTGTGGGGCCTGTGGCCGCTCCTGCTGCTCCTCACAGCGGACCCTCCACCACAGCTGTGCACTTGGTGACTGCGGGAGGGGTGGTCGCGCTGGGCGTCCCATGAGCAGAGTCTGTGTGGGGACACGTGGATTCCCTCCCTTCTCCCGACTGTCCCCTTCCAGCCTAGCCAGAAGAGGTGGCCTCGGACAGCTCAGGGAGCATGTGGAATTCAACTTTACCTTCGTCTCCTCTCCATGGAGCCCTCGGCTTATcctgagaggaggagaaagaaatgaggtcGAGAAGACAGTGAGGCCAGAGCATCTCAGATGGAGAGCATATAAGGGAAGACCCTTCGAGGCT GGCCTGTGA